In Neorhizobium sp. NCHU2750, a single genomic region encodes these proteins:
- the acnA gene encoding aconitate hydratase AcnA, translating to MTKSIDSFQCRSVLTVGGKDYVYYSLPKAEANGLTGVSKLPFSMKVLLENLLRFEDGQSVTKEQILSVAEWLNNKGLTEAEIAYRPARVLMQDFTGVPAVVDLAAMRDGIKSLGGDPEKINPLVPVDLVIDHSVIVDEFGTPTAFARNVELEYQRNGERYRFLKWGQQAFKNFRVVPPGTGICHQVNFEYLGQTVWTNEEDGETTAYPDTCVGTDSHTTMINGLGVLGWGVGGIEAEASMLGQPVSMLLPEVIGFKLTGKLKEGVTATDLVLTVVQMLRKKGVVSKFVEFFGPGMDNMPVADRATIGNMGPEYGATCGFFPVDAETVNYLNMSGRTKERIALVEAYSKAQGMWRDNDGSDLVFTDTLELDLNDVVPSMAGPKRPEGRIPLENIASGFATSLAGEYKKPDQLSNRYAVEGTDFDLGHGDVAIAAITSCTNTSNPSVLIAAGLLARNAVAKGLKTAPWVKTSLAPGSQVVAEYLDKSGLQKDLDALGFNLVGFGCTTCIGNSGPLPAPISKTINDKGLIVSGVLSGNRNFEGRISPDVQANYLASPPLVVAYALAGTVQKDLTTEPLGEDRDGNPVFLKDVWPTSAEVQEFIQKYVTRELFETKYADVFKGDANWQAVQIPDGETYAWDDQSTYVQNPPYFVGMGKKGSGIKDIKGARVLGLFGDKITTDHISPAGSIKAASPAGAYLTEHGVAVADFNQYGTRRGNHEVMMRGTFANIRIRNHMLGPNGKEGGYTIHYPSKEEMSIYDAAMKYKEEGTPLVIFAGVEYGNGSSRDWAAKGTNLLGVKAVIAQSFERIHRSNLVGMGVVPFVFEEGTTWASLDLKGDETVTIEGLEGDIKPREWKTAKITYGDGTVKEINILCRIDTLDEVIYMNNGGILQTVLRDLAA from the coding sequence GTGACCAAATCTATCGATAGCTTTCAATGTCGTTCCGTCCTTACCGTAGGCGGTAAGGACTATGTCTATTACAGCCTTCCGAAGGCCGAAGCGAACGGCCTTACGGGCGTTTCCAAGCTGCCTTTCTCGATGAAGGTTCTGCTCGAAAATCTGCTGCGTTTCGAAGACGGCCAGTCCGTCACCAAGGAGCAGATCCTGTCGGTGGCCGAATGGCTGAACAACAAGGGTCTGACCGAGGCGGAAATCGCCTATCGCCCGGCCCGTGTGCTGATGCAGGACTTTACCGGCGTTCCTGCCGTCGTCGACCTTGCCGCCATGCGTGACGGCATCAAGTCGCTCGGCGGCGATCCGGAAAAGATCAATCCGCTCGTTCCCGTCGACCTCGTCATCGACCACTCGGTCATCGTCGACGAATTCGGCACGCCCACTGCCTTTGCCCGCAACGTGGAGCTGGAGTACCAGCGTAATGGCGAGCGCTACCGCTTCCTCAAGTGGGGCCAGCAGGCATTCAAGAACTTTCGCGTGGTTCCGCCCGGTACGGGCATCTGCCACCAGGTGAATTTCGAATATCTCGGCCAGACGGTCTGGACCAACGAGGAAGACGGCGAAACCACCGCTTATCCGGATACCTGCGTCGGTACCGACAGCCATACGACGATGATCAACGGTCTCGGCGTCCTGGGCTGGGGTGTCGGCGGGATCGAAGCGGAAGCCTCGATGCTCGGCCAGCCCGTTTCCATGCTTCTGCCTGAGGTCATCGGCTTCAAGCTGACCGGCAAGCTGAAGGAAGGCGTCACTGCGACCGACCTCGTTCTCACCGTCGTGCAGATGCTGCGCAAGAAGGGCGTCGTGTCCAAGTTCGTCGAATTCTTCGGCCCGGGCATGGACAACATGCCGGTCGCAGACCGTGCGACGATCGGCAATATGGGCCCGGAATACGGCGCGACCTGCGGCTTCTTCCCGGTCGATGCCGAAACCGTCAACTATCTCAACATGTCCGGCCGCACCAAGGAGCGCATCGCGCTCGTGGAAGCCTATTCGAAGGCGCAGGGCATGTGGCGCGACAATGACGGTTCCGACCTCGTGTTCACCGATACGCTTGAACTGGATCTCAACGACGTCGTGCCGTCGATGGCCGGCCCGAAGCGTCCGGAAGGCCGTATCCCGCTGGAAAACATCGCATCCGGTTTTGCCACTTCGCTCGCCGGCGAATACAAGAAGCCCGACCAGCTTTCCAACCGCTATGCAGTCGAAGGCACCGACTTCGATCTCGGCCATGGCGACGTGGCGATTGCCGCCATCACGTCGTGCACCAACACGTCCAACCCGAGCGTGCTGATCGCTGCCGGCCTTCTGGCCCGCAACGCCGTCGCCAAGGGCCTGAAGACGGCTCCCTGGGTCAAGACTTCGCTTGCACCGGGAAGCCAGGTCGTTGCCGAATATCTCGACAAGTCGGGCCTGCAGAAGGATCTCGATGCACTGGGCTTCAACCTCGTCGGTTTCGGCTGCACGACCTGCATCGGAAATTCCGGTCCGCTGCCGGCGCCGATCTCGAAGACGATCAACGACAAGGGCCTGATCGTTTCGGGCGTTCTGTCCGGCAACCGCAACTTCGAAGGCCGTATCTCGCCGGACGTGCAGGCTAACTACCTGGCGTCGCCGCCGCTCGTGGTTGCCTATGCTCTGGCCGGCACGGTGCAGAAGGACCTGACCACCGAGCCGCTCGGCGAGGATCGCGACGGCAACCCCGTCTTCCTCAAGGACGTCTGGCCAACCTCTGCCGAAGTGCAGGAGTTCATCCAGAAATACGTCACCCGCGAACTGTTCGAAACCAAGTATGCAGACGTCTTCAAGGGCGATGCGAACTGGCAGGCCGTGCAGATCCCGGACGGTGAGACCTATGCATGGGACGACCAGTCGACCTATGTGCAGAACCCGCCCTATTTCGTCGGCATGGGTAAAAAGGGCTCCGGCATCAAGGACATCAAGGGTGCCCGCGTGCTTGGCCTGTTCGGCGACAAGATCACCACCGACCATATTTCTCCGGCCGGTTCGATCAAGGCAGCTTCTCCGGCCGGTGCCTATCTCACCGAGCATGGCGTTGCCGTTGCCGACTTCAACCAGTACGGCACGCGCCGCGGCAACCATGAAGTGATGATGCGCGGCACCTTCGCCAATATCCGCATCCGCAACCACATGCTCGGCCCGAACGGCAAGGAAGGTGGCTACACCATCCACTATCCGTCGAAGGAAGAGATGTCGATCTACGATGCGGCGATGAAGTACAAGGAAGAGGGCACGCCTCTCGTCATCTTCGCCGGTGTCGAATACGGCAACGGTTCGTCGCGTGACTGGGCTGCTAAGGGCACCAATCTCCTGGGCGTCAAAGCTGTGATCGCCCAGTCCTTCGAGCGAATCCATCGGTCGAACCTGGTCGGTATGGGCGTCGTTCCCTTCGTCTTCGAGGAAGGCACGACCTGGGCCTCGCTCGATCTCAAGGGCGACGAGACCGTCACCATCGAAGGCCTGGAAGGCGACATCAAGCCGCGCGAATGGAAGACTGCCAAGATCACCTATGGCGATGGCACGGTGAAGGAGATCAACATCCTCTGCCGCATCGATACGCTCGATGAAGTCATCTACATGAACAATGGCGGCATTCTGCAGACGGTTCTTCGCGATCTGGCTGCCTAA
- the ccmA gene encoding heme ABC exporter ATP-binding protein CcmA, with translation MRLTAEGLSARRGEDLIFKDISFVLDGGESLVLTGRNGSGKSTLLRTVAGLLQPEEGRVTWTSDGADPDMRAAEACHYLGHRNAMKAELSVFENLSFWQDFLGNFRGGEGLTIGEAAEHVGLSEITHLPFGYLSAGQQRRMAFAKLLVAWRPVWILDEPTAALDVSAEEVFTTLIKHHLSTGGIVLAATHQPLGLEDAKQLKMTGFAGVMEDVW, from the coding sequence ATGCGACTGACGGCCGAAGGTTTGAGCGCCAGGCGCGGTGAAGACCTGATTTTCAAGGATATTTCCTTCGTGCTGGACGGTGGCGAGAGCCTCGTTCTGACCGGCCGCAACGGTTCGGGAAAGTCGACGCTGCTGCGCACCGTGGCGGGATTGCTGCAGCCGGAGGAAGGTCGCGTCACCTGGACGTCGGACGGCGCCGATCCGGACATGCGTGCCGCCGAGGCATGCCATTATCTCGGCCACCGCAACGCCATGAAGGCCGAACTTTCGGTGTTTGAAAACCTCTCCTTCTGGCAGGATTTCCTCGGCAATTTCCGCGGCGGCGAGGGCCTGACCATCGGCGAGGCGGCCGAGCATGTGGGGCTCAGCGAGATCACCCACCTGCCCTTCGGCTATCTCTCCGCCGGTCAGCAGCGTCGCATGGCCTTCGCCAAGCTTCTCGTCGCATGGCGCCCGGTCTGGATCCTCGACGAACCGACGGCGGCCCTTGATGTCAGTGCCGAAGAAGTGTTCACCACCCTGATCAAGCACCACCTCTCCACCGGCGGCATCGTGCTCGCCGCCACCCACCAGCCACTCGGCCTGGAGGACGCCAAGCAGTTGAAGATGACCGGCTTCGCCGGTGTGATGGAGGATGTGTGGTGA
- the ccmB gene encoding heme exporter protein CcmB, whose translation MTALLLRDLKLSVRAGGGALIGVLFFLTVVAVIPFGVGPDLNLLSRIGPAIVWIGALLSALLGLDRMFQTDREDGSLDLLLMQEHPLVLTVLVKCLAHWLGNGLPLVIASPLLGLFMNMSEVAIGATMLTLLVGTPALTFIGAVGAAVAVALPRGGLLVSILVLPLAIPVLIFGVSASYAAVEDPAPFMPPFLILVAITMFFAVIGPIGAALALRNTAD comes from the coding sequence ATGACAGCCCTCCTCCTCCGCGACCTGAAACTTTCGGTGCGTGCCGGCGGTGGCGCATTGATCGGCGTGCTGTTCTTCCTGACGGTCGTCGCCGTCATTCCCTTCGGCGTCGGCCCGGACCTCAACCTTCTGTCGCGCATCGGCCCGGCCATCGTCTGGATCGGAGCCCTGCTCTCGGCCTTGCTCGGCCTCGACCGCATGTTCCAGACCGATCGGGAGGATGGTTCGCTCGATCTGCTGCTGATGCAGGAACACCCGCTGGTACTGACCGTACTGGTCAAATGCCTCGCCCACTGGCTGGGCAACGGCCTGCCTCTGGTCATCGCCTCGCCGCTTCTTGGCCTGTTCATGAACATGAGCGAGGTCGCGATCGGTGCCACCATGCTGACGCTTCTCGTCGGCACGCCGGCTTTGACCTTCATCGGCGCAGTCGGCGCCGCCGTTGCCGTCGCCCTTCCCCGTGGCGGCCTGCTTGTCTCGATCCTCGTCCTGCCGCTGGCAATTCCCGTCCTGATCTTCGGTGTCAGCGCGTCTTACGCGGCGGTCGAAGATCCCGCCCCCTTCATGCCGCCTTTTCTGATATTGGTGGCCATCACGATGTTTTTTGCGGTGATCGGTCCAATCGGCGCGGCACTCGCTTTGCGAAACACGGCCGATTGA
- a CDS encoding heme ABC transporter permease, giving the protein MPESIAITKFSDLANPTRFLSLAARLLPWMAAVTAILFAVGLYLSFTTEGDYQQGMTVRIMYIHVPAAWLSMMCYTVMAVSAIGTLVWRHPLADVSHKSAAPIGAAFTLIALATGSLWGKPMWGTWWVWDARLTSVFVLFLMYLGLIALNRAFDDPGRAARVSSVLILIGFVNIPIIKFSVDWWNTLHQPASIIRMGGPTIDKEFLWPLLIMALASTLLFFTLHIAAMRNEIWRRRVTAQRRLAARMAGRKAAKEA; this is encoded by the coding sequence ATGCCAGAAAGTATCGCCATCACGAAATTCTCCGACCTCGCGAACCCGACGCGGTTCCTGAGCCTGGCGGCGCGCCTCCTGCCCTGGATGGCCGCGGTGACAGCGATCCTTTTTGCGGTCGGCCTCTACCTCAGCTTCACCACCGAAGGTGATTACCAGCAGGGGATGACGGTGCGGATCATGTATATCCACGTGCCGGCCGCCTGGCTGTCGATGATGTGCTACACGGTCATGGCCGTCTCGGCGATCGGCACGCTCGTCTGGCGCCACCCGCTGGCCGACGTTTCCCACAAGTCCGCCGCTCCGATCGGCGCGGCCTTTACTCTGATCGCGCTTGCCACCGGTTCGCTCTGGGGCAAGCCGATGTGGGGCACATGGTGGGTCTGGGATGCGCGATTGACTTCGGTTTTCGTGCTGTTCCTGATGTATCTCGGTCTGATCGCACTCAACCGGGCCTTCGACGACCCCGGCCGTGCGGCCCGCGTCTCCTCGGTCCTAATCCTCATCGGCTTCGTCAACATCCCGATCATCAAGTTCTCGGTCGACTGGTGGAACACGCTGCATCAGCCGGCCAGCATCATTCGCATGGGTGGCCCGACGATCGACAAGGAATTCCTCTGGCCGCTGCTCATCATGGCGCTTGCCTCGACGCTGTTGTTCTTCACCCTTCATATCGCGGCGATGCGAAACGAGATCTGGCGCCGTCGCGTCACCGCCCAGCGCCGTCTGGCCGCCCGCATGGCCGGTCGCAAGGCCGCGAAGGAGGCGTAA
- the ccmD gene encoding heme exporter protein CcmD, protein MTHAFYIDTAYAVAGVITLCLIAWVWLDGRARQKELAELEASGIRRRSARPAAPSETGGQA, encoded by the coding sequence ATGACCCATGCTTTCTATATCGACACCGCCTATGCAGTCGCGGGCGTCATCACGCTCTGTCTGATTGCCTGGGTCTGGCTCGATGGTCGCGCCCGGCAGAAAGAGCTGGCCGAACTGGAAGCCTCCGGCATCCGTCGCCGCTCGGCCCGACCCGCGGCCCCGTCCGAAACCGGAGGACAGGCATGA
- a CDS encoding DsbE family thiol:disulfide interchange protein, whose translation MSAQTEDANLKPTRNRARYALALIPLLVFAGFAAIAGKMLYDQDVNGLDASAIPSALIGKTAPSLALPPLEGSNLPALTDSAIKGKLTLVNVFASWCIPCRQEHPVLKQLATDSRLNIVGINYKDRSDNALRFLGELGNPYKAVGVDPNGKAAIDWGVYGIPESYLVGPDGTILYKKVGPFDDRSLTEELLPAIEKASGEKTSDAAKS comes from the coding sequence ATGAGCGCGCAAACCGAAGACGCCAATCTCAAGCCGACCCGCAACCGCGCCCGCTATGCGCTGGCGCTCATACCGCTCCTGGTATTCGCGGGCTTTGCCGCTATCGCCGGCAAGATGCTCTACGATCAGGATGTCAACGGCCTCGACGCCTCGGCCATCCCGTCGGCCCTGATCGGCAAGACCGCGCCGTCGCTCGCGCTACCGCCGCTGGAAGGCTCCAACCTGCCGGCGCTGACGGATTCGGCGATCAAGGGCAAGCTGACGCTGGTCAATGTCTTCGCCTCCTGGTGCATTCCCTGCCGCCAGGAACATCCGGTTCTGAAGCAGCTCGCCACCGATAGCCGGCTCAATATCGTCGGCATCAACTACAAGGATCGCAGCGACAATGCCCTGCGCTTCCTGGGTGAACTCGGAAACCCCTATAAGGCCGTTGGTGTCGATCCGAACGGCAAGGCCGCCATCGACTGGGGCGTCTACGGTATTCCGGAAAGCTATCTCGTCGGCCCCGACGGCACGATCCTCTACAAGAAGGTTGGCCCGTTCGACGATCGCAGCCTGACCGAGGAACTTCTTCCCGCAATCGAGAAAGCTTCGGGCGAAAAAACGTCAGACGCAGCCAAGAGCTGA
- a CDS encoding GGDEF domain-containing protein, with translation MEQTDNFAYLLPFIFLVFGLIFLIAARWSDGSARYWGSGYICAAIGFAFPMLAYALPVEWQAVIANIPFFAAFFFYGQALLVRFKRPTWFLPRLVFAILAFVAITWVIVVRQDLRSQLALGDGSLAVLLAFSVAAVWRHARHVIDRLLVGMAALVVLETAVRVTALLAFTSADDYASLDQFLSSGYAFFMQVGASVIGFVMALTVLGSVMSDVITGHRRAAEHDPLTDLFNRRGFEQAVPTAGGGAFPAGAVVVGDIDHFKQVNDRFGHAAGDHVIIGFAQTLRANLAGAALARFGGEEFVAFLPGISQAEAARMAEQARMAFLAMGWQQHGIEETFSASFGVSMTAPGDHSVHDAISRADACLYIAKNSGRNRVIIEGQRPPEGPPPLRIVS, from the coding sequence ATGGAACAGACCGATAATTTTGCCTATCTGCTGCCGTTCATCTTTCTGGTGTTCGGCCTGATCTTCCTGATCGCTGCGCGATGGTCGGATGGTTCTGCGCGTTACTGGGGATCTGGTTATATCTGCGCGGCGATCGGTTTCGCCTTTCCGATGCTTGCCTATGCGCTGCCTGTCGAATGGCAGGCGGTCATTGCCAACATACCGTTCTTTGCGGCTTTCTTTTTCTATGGTCAGGCGTTGCTCGTGCGGTTCAAGCGCCCGACATGGTTCCTGCCGCGGCTCGTCTTTGCAATTCTTGCATTCGTCGCGATTACATGGGTGATCGTGGTCCGGCAGGATCTGCGGTCGCAGCTTGCGCTTGGCGACGGATCGCTGGCTGTGCTTTTGGCCTTTTCCGTTGCGGCTGTGTGGCGGCATGCAAGGCATGTGATCGACCGGCTGCTGGTCGGCATGGCGGCGCTGGTGGTCCTTGAGACGGCCGTTCGCGTTACGGCCTTGCTCGCCTTCACCTCGGCGGATGATTATGCCTCGCTCGACCAGTTCCTGTCGTCCGGCTATGCCTTCTTCATGCAGGTGGGCGCGAGCGTGATCGGTTTCGTCATGGCTTTGACCGTGCTGGGATCCGTGATGTCGGACGTGATCACCGGCCATCGACGTGCGGCGGAGCATGATCCGCTGACGGATCTGTTCAACCGGCGCGGCTTCGAGCAGGCGGTGCCGACCGCAGGTGGCGGTGCTTTTCCGGCCGGCGCGGTCGTCGTCGGTGATATCGATCATTTCAAGCAGGTGAACGATCGCTTCGGCCATGCCGCTGGAGACCACGTAATCATCGGCTTTGCGCAGACGCTGCGTGCCAATCTTGCGGGCGCGGCGCTGGCCCGTTTCGGCGGGGAGGAGTTCGTTGCCTTCCTGCCGGGTATCAGCCAGGCCGAGGCTGCGCGGATGGCCGAGCAGGCCAGGATGGCTTTTCTGGCAATGGGCTGGCAGCAGCACGGGATCGAGGAGACTTTCAGCGCCAGTTTCGGCGTCTCGATGACAGCACCGGGCGATCATTCCGTGCACGATGCCATCAGCCGGGCGGATGCCTGTCTCTATATTGCCAAGAATTCCGGCCGCAACCGGGTGATCATCGAGGGGCAGCGTCCGCCGGAAGGTCCGCCGCCGCTCAGGATCGTGTCCTGA
- a CDS encoding DUF2585 domain-containing protein — protein sequence MTGRRWLFAALALLLLQIAVLYAMGRVPICECGYVKLFEPEVNSPGNSQHLADWYTPSHIIHGFLFYGLGFLILRRAPLSARLTLAVFIEAAWEIAENSPLVIDRYRTATMALGYAGDSIINSAMDTVFMVLGFLFASRAPVWLTVVVAIFFELFTGWLIRDNLSLNVLMLVWPVEAIRQWQSAI from the coding sequence ATGACGGGGCGGCGCTGGCTCTTCGCGGCATTGGCTTTGCTGTTGCTGCAGATCGCGGTCCTTTATGCCATGGGCCGGGTGCCTATCTGCGAATGCGGTTACGTGAAGCTGTTCGAGCCGGAGGTGAATTCGCCCGGCAATTCGCAGCATCTCGCCGACTGGTACACGCCCTCCCACATCATCCATGGTTTTCTCTTCTACGGCCTGGGCTTCCTGATCCTGCGCCGGGCGCCGCTTTCCGCCCGTCTCACACTGGCGGTTTTCATCGAGGCGGCGTGGGAAATTGCCGAAAACTCGCCGCTCGTCATCGACCGCTACCGGACTGCCACCATGGCGCTCGGTTATGCGGGCGACAGTATCATCAATTCGGCGATGGACACGGTGTTCATGGTGCTGGGCTTCCTGTTTGCCTCGCGCGCGCCGGTCTGGCTGACGGTCGTGGTCGCGATCTTCTTCGAGCTTTTTACCGGCTGGCTGATCCGCGACAATCTCTCGCTCAACGTGCTGATGCTGGTCTGGCCGGTGGAGGCCATCAGGCAATGGCAGAGTGCCATCTAG
- a CDS encoding septation protein A, which translates to MQTIESDVTPTKEEKQNPGLKMALELGPLLVFFFGNLRGEWLVGKFPALSAIGGPLLVATALFMVATVIALIVSKIVFKHLPIMPFVSGVVVLIFGSLSIWLQDDTFIKMKPTIVNTLFGVVLLGGLVFGKSLLGYVFNAAFQLDEEGWKKLTLRWGIFFLILAVMNEVVWRNFSDEVWVNFKVWGTMPITILFTLSQMPLIMRHTVQPETATEPTGGGEGDK; encoded by the coding sequence ATGCAGACGATCGAAAGCGATGTAACGCCGACCAAGGAAGAGAAGCAGAATCCGGGCCTGAAAATGGCGCTGGAGCTTGGCCCCCTGCTGGTCTTCTTCTTCGGAAACCTGCGCGGCGAATGGCTGGTCGGGAAGTTTCCGGCGCTGTCTGCCATCGGCGGCCCGCTTCTCGTGGCGACCGCGCTGTTCATGGTTGCCACGGTGATCGCGCTGATCGTCTCCAAGATCGTCTTCAAGCACCTGCCGATCATGCCCTTCGTTTCGGGCGTGGTGGTGCTGATCTTCGGTTCGCTGTCGATCTGGCTGCAGGACGACACGTTCATCAAGATGAAGCCGACGATCGTCAACACGCTGTTCGGCGTGGTGCTGCTCGGCGGTCTCGTCTTCGGCAAGTCGCTGCTCGGCTATGTGTTCAACGCCGCTTTCCAGCTCGACGAAGAAGGCTGGAAGAAGCTGACGCTGCGCTGGGGCATCTTTTTCCTCATTCTCGCGGTGATGAACGAGGTCGTCTGGCGCAATTTTTCCGATGAGGTCTGGGTCAATTTCAAGGTCTGGGGAACGATGCCGATCACCATCCTGTTCACCCTGTCGCAGATGCCGCTGATCATGCGCCATACCGTGCAGCCCGAGACGGCAACCGAGCCTACCGGCGGCGGCGAGGGCGACAAGTGA
- the ftsY gene encoding signal recognition particle-docking protein FtsY: MVSFIKRVFTFGGDKPADLPAEKPVEDRSPAADVAAVEALPVEPVAPSEVETVGGPSGDEVKADEASAVLAGPEETSGLGVVPLSLLEAEAAAEVRDTPPGLPAIPPTGGGTDTRPVLRQANEIPEEAGSPDDISVRADEPQAEITQSDAVLSGQNSATSLPPPVGGMAGRPGGDATSAEVSLPKGFSTSKAEPEIVAVVPPAKLTWFQRLRAGLARTSSQLTGQIAALFTKRKLDDETLEDLEDLLIQADLGVETAMRITGTLSSERYGKDVTGEDVSRIMSAEITKVLAPVAKPLELDLNHKPHVILVVGVNGTGKTTTIGKLAAKLSGSGLKVMLAAGDTFRAAAIEQLKIWADRTHSEFIGTKLGADAAGLAYDAYVQAKEKKSDVLIIDTAGRLQNKAELMAELEKIVRVLGKLDPDAPHTVLQTLDATTGQNAMNQVEIFRNVAGVGGLIMTKLDGTARGGILVAIAAKHRLPVYFIGVGEGIDDLEPFEAKDFAEAIAGLSPAPH; this comes from the coding sequence ATGGTAAGCTTCATCAAACGCGTCTTCACCTTCGGCGGCGACAAACCAGCCGATTTGCCGGCCGAGAAGCCCGTCGAGGACCGTTCGCCCGCAGCGGACGTCGCTGCCGTCGAGGCATTGCCGGTTGAGCCGGTTGCGCCGAGCGAGGTCGAGACCGTCGGCGGTCCTTCGGGTGATGAGGTGAAGGCAGACGAGGCGAGCGCAGTTCTTGCCGGGCCCGAGGAGACATCGGGTCTCGGCGTCGTGCCGTTGTCGCTGCTGGAGGCGGAGGCTGCGGCTGAGGTCCGGGATACCCCCCCTGGCCTGCCGGCCATCCCCCCCACAGGTGGGGGGACTGATACGCGGCCCGTCCTTCGCCAGGCAAATGAAATTCCTGAGGAGGCTGGCTCCCCTGATGATATTTCTGTTCGCGCGGATGAACCACAGGCCGAGATAACCCAATCCGACGCAGTTCTTTCGGGGCAAAACAGCGCCACGAGTCTCCCCCCACCTGTGGGGGGGATGGCCGGCAGGCCAGGGGGGGATGCGACCTCCGCCGAAGTCAGCCTTCCCAAGGGTTTCTCCACGTCGAAGGCAGAGCCCGAAATCGTGGCCGTCGTGCCGCCGGCGAAGCTCACCTGGTTCCAGCGGCTGCGTGCAGGCCTTGCCCGCACCTCGTCGCAGCTGACCGGCCAGATCGCGGCCCTGTTCACCAAGCGCAAGCTGGATGACGAGACGCTGGAAGATCTGGAAGACCTGCTGATCCAGGCCGACCTCGGGGTCGAGACGGCGATGCGGATCACCGGCACCCTGTCTTCCGAGCGCTACGGCAAGGATGTGACCGGCGAGGATGTATCGCGCATCATGTCGGCGGAAATCACCAAGGTTCTGGCGCCGGTCGCCAAGCCGCTTGAACTCGATCTCAATCACAAGCCGCATGTCATTCTCGTCGTCGGCGTCAACGGTACGGGCAAGACGACGACGATCGGCAAGCTGGCGGCGAAGCTTTCGGGCTCCGGCCTGAAGGTGATGCTGGCGGCCGGTGATACATTCCGTGCCGCGGCGATCGAGCAATTGAAGATCTGGGCAGACCGCACCCATTCGGAATTCATCGGCACCAAGCTCGGCGCCGATGCGGCCGGTCTTGCCTATGACGCCTATGTGCAGGCGAAGGAAAAAAAATCCGACGTGCTGATTATCGACACCGCCGGCCGGCTGCAGAACAAGGCGGAGCTGATGGCGGAGCTCGAGAAGATCGTCCGCGTGCTCGGCAAGCTCGATCCGGATGCGCCGCATACCGTGCTGCAGACGCTCGATGCGACGACCGGTCAGAACGCGATGAACCAGGTGGAGATCTTCCGCAATGTCGCTGGCGTCGGCGGGTTGATCATGACAAAGCTCGACGGCACGGCGCGGGGCGGCATTCTTGTCGCGATTGCCGCCAAGCACAGGCTGCCGGTCTATTTCATCGGCGTCGGCGAGGGGATCGACGATCTCGAGCCCTTCGAAGCGAAGGATTTTGCCGAGGCGATCGCCGGTCTTTCGCCCGCGCCGCATTGA